In Bacteroides coprosuis DSM 18011, the following are encoded in one genomic region:
- a CDS encoding Ribosomal protein L25/L23 (COGs: COG0089 Ribosomal protein L23~InterPro IPR013025~KEGG: bvu:BVU_0803 50S ribosomal protein L23~PFAM: Ribosomal protein L25/L23~SPTR: 50S ribosomal protein L23;~IMG reference gene:2504105900~PFAM: Ribosomal protein L23), whose translation MGFIIKPLVTEKMTALTEANNRFGFIVRPEANKLEIKREVEALYNVTVADVNTMKYNGKLKVRYTKAGIISGKTKAFKKAIVTLKEGDTIDFYSNI comes from the coding sequence ATGGGATTTATTATAAAACCGTTAGTTACAGAAAAAATGACAGCATTAACTGAAGCAAATAATCGCTTCGGTTTTATTGTGCGTCCTGAAGCTAACAAGCTAGAGATTAAGAGAGAAGTTGAAGCCCTTTACAATGTTACTGTAGCAGATGTTAACACAATGAAGTATAACGGAAAATTAAAAGTACGTTATACTAAAGCTGGTATCATCAGTGGTAAAACAAAAGCTTTCAAAAAAGCGATTGTAACATTGAAAGAAGGAGATACTATAGATTTTTATAGCAATATTTAA
- a CDS encoding ribosomal protein L4/L1e (COGs: COG0088 Ribosomal protein L4~InterPro IPR002136~KEGG: bfs:BF4002 50S ribosomal protein L4~PFAM: Ribosomal protein L4/L1e~SPTR: Putative 50S ribosomal protein L4;~IMG reference gene:2504105901~PFAM: Ribosomal protein L4/L1 family~TIGRFAM: 50S ribosomal protein L4, bacterial/organelle) — protein MEVNVYNIKGEDTGRKITLNESIFGIEPNDHAIYLDVKQHMANKRQGTHKTKERNEITGSGKKLGRQKGGGGARRGDIKSPLLVGGGRAFGPTPRDYSFKLNKKTKSLARKSALTYKAQANAIVVVEDFAFEAPKTKEFISIAKNLKVSDKKLLMILSESNKNVYLSARNIEGTTVDTVSHLNTYGVLGAGVLVLTESALAAIDNILI, from the coding sequence ATGGAAGTTAACGTATATAACATTAAAGGTGAAGATACTGGAAGAAAGATTACGTTAAACGAATCTATCTTCGGAATTGAGCCAAACGACCATGCTATCTATCTAGATGTTAAGCAGCACATGGCTAACAAACGTCAAGGTACTCACAAAACCAAAGAAAGAAACGAGATTACTGGTTCTGGAAAGAAACTAGGTCGCCAAAAAGGTGGCGGTGGAGCTCGTCGCGGTGATATTAAATCTCCTCTTTTAGTTGGTGGTGGTCGTGCTTTTGGTCCAACTCCAAGAGATTATTCATTCAAATTGAATAAGAAAACTAAATCTCTTGCAAGAAAATCTGCGCTAACATATAAGGCTCAGGCTAATGCAATTGTAGTAGTTGAAGATTTTGCTTTTGAAGCTCCAAAGACTAAAGAGTTTATTTCAATCGCTAAAAATCTTAAAGTTTCTGATAAAAAGCTACTTATGATTTTATCAGAATCAAATAAAAACGTATATTTGTCAGCTCGTAACATTGAAGGTACTACAGTAGACACTGTTTCTCATCTAAATACATATGGTGTATTAGGTGCAGGAGTTCTTGTGCTTACAGAAAGTGCTTTAGCAGCTATTGACAATATCTTAATTTAA
- a CDS encoding 50S ribosomal protein L3 (COGs: COG0087 Ribosomal protein L3~InterPro IPR019927:IPR000597~KEGG: bfs:BF4003 50S ribosomal protein L3~PFAM: Ribosomal protein L3~SPTR: 50S ribosomal protein L3;~TIGRFAM: Ribosomal protein L3, bacterial/organelle-type~IMG reference gene:2504105902~PFAM: Ribosomal protein L3~TIGRFAM: 50S ribosomal protein L3, bacterial), which yields MPGLLGRKIGMTSVFSADGKNVPCTVIEAGPCVVTQVKSVEKEGYEAVQLGFLENKEKHTSKPLMGHFKKAGVTPKRHLAEFKEFENELNLGDTVSVELFNDTTYVDVVGTSKGKGFQGVVKRHNFGGVGEQTHGQHNRQRKPGAIGACSYPAKVFKGMRMGGQLGGDRVTVQNLQVLKVIAEHNLLLIKGSVPGCKGSIVLIEK from the coding sequence ATGCCAGGATTATTAGGAAGAAAAATCGGAATGACATCCGTTTTCAGTGCCGATGGTAAGAATGTACCATGCACTGTTATCGAAGCAGGTCCTTGTGTAGTTACTCAGGTGAAATCGGTTGAAAAAGAAGGCTATGAAGCAGTTCAACTTGGTTTCTTAGAAAACAAAGAAAAGCACACATCAAAACCATTGATGGGTCACTTTAAAAAAGCTGGAGTAACACCAAAGAGACACTTGGCCGAGTTCAAAGAATTTGAAAACGAATTGAATTTAGGTGATACAGTTTCTGTAGAGCTATTCAATGACACAACTTATGTTGACGTTGTAGGAACCTCTAAAGGTAAAGGTTTTCAAGGTGTTGTTAAAAGACACAACTTCGGTGGTGTTGGTGAGCAAACTCACGGTCAACATAACAGACAACGTAAGCCAGGTGCTATCGGTGCTTGTTCTTACCCTGCAAAAGTATTTAAAGGTATGCGCATGGGTGGTCAATTAGGTGGCGATAGAGTAACTGTACAAAACTTACAAGTATTAAAAGTAATCGCGGAACATAATCTATTACTAATTAAAGGTTCAGTTCCAGGTTGCAAAGGTTCAATCGTTTTAATTGAGAAATAA
- a CDS encoding 30S ribosomal protein S10 (COGs: COG0051 Ribosomal protein S10~HAMAP: Ribosomal protein S10 subgroup~InterPro IPR005731:IPR001848~KEGG: bfs:BF4004 30S ribosomal protein S10~PFAM: Ribosomal protein S10~SPTR: Putative 30S ribosomal protein S10;~TIGRFAM: Ribosomal protein S10 subgroup~IMG reference gene:2504105903~PFAM: Ribosomal protein S10p/S20e~TIGRFAM: ribosomal protein S10, bacterial/organelle): MSQRIRIKLKSYDHNLVDKSAEKIVKTVKATGAIVSGPIPLPTHKRIFTVNRSTFVNKKSREQFQLSSFKRLIDIYSSTAKTVDALMKLELPSGVEVEIKV; encoded by the coding sequence ATGAGTCAGAGAATCAGAATTAAACTAAAATCTTACGATCACAACTTGGTTGACAAATCAGCTGAGAAGATTGTAAAAACAGTTAAAGCTACTGGTGCTATTGTTAGTGGACCAATTCCATTACCAACTCACAAACGTATCTTTACAGTAAATCGTTCTACTTTCGTAAATAAAAAATCGAGAGAACAATTCCAACTAAGCTCATTCAAACGCTTAATTGATATCTACAGCTCAACAGCTAAAACAGTAGATGCACTGATGAAGCTTGAATTACCTAGTGGAGTAGAAGTAGAAATTAAAGTTTGA
- a CDS encoding translation elongation factor G (COGs: COG0480 Translation elongation factors (GTPase)~InterProIPR004540:IPR005225:IPR000795:IPR004161:IPR 005517:IPR000640~KEGG: bfs:BF4005 elongation factor G~PFAM: Protein synthesis factor, GTP-binding; Translation elongation factor EFTu/EF1A, domain 2; Translation elongation factor EFG/EF2, domain IV; Translation elongation factor EFG/EF2, C-terminal~SMART: Translation elongation factor EFG/EF2, domain IV; Translation elongation factor EFG/EF2, C-terminal~SPTR: Elongation factor G;~TIGRFAM: Translation elongation factor EFG/EF2; Small GTP-binding protein~IMG reference gene:2504105904~PFAM: Elongation factor Tu domain 2; Elongation factor G C-terminus; Elongation factor Tu GTP binding domain; Elongation factor G, domain IV~TIGRFAM: translation elongation factor EF-G; small GTP-binding protein domain) has product MAHKDLHFTRNIGIMAHIDAGKTTTSERILYYTGLTHKIGETHDGSATMDWMEQEQERGITITSAATTTFWKYLGDMYKINLIDTPGHVDFTVEVERSLRVLDGAIATYCAVGGVEPQSETVWRQADKYKVPRIGYVNKMDRSGANFFEVVRQMKDVLGANPCPIVVPIGAEETFVGLVDLVKMKAIYWHDESLGADFDVTEIPADLEDEAQEWRDKMLEKVAEFDEVLMGKYFDDPSTITEEEVMRALRAATIKMEVVPMLCGSSFKNKGVQTLLDYACAFLPSPLDTENVVGVNPETGEEEDRKPSEDDKTCALAFKIATDPYVGRLTFFRVYSGKVASGSYIYNTRSNKKERVSRLFQMHSNKQNPVEAIGAGDIGAGVGFKDIHTGDTLCDEDFPIVLESMDFPEPVIGIAVEPKTQKDMDKLGTGLAKLAEEDPTFTVKTDQETGQTVISGMGELHLEVLIERLRVEFKVECNQGRPQVNYKEAVTKEIQLRETYKKQTGGRGKFADMIVKVGPVDEDFTKGGLQFVDEIKGGNIPKEFIPSVQKGFETAMKNGVLAGYPLDSLKVTLIDGSYHPVDSDQLSFEICAIQAYKKACEKAGPVLMEPMMKLEVVTPEESMGDVIGDLNKRRGQIEGMESSRSGARIVKAIVPLAEMFGYVTALRTISSGRATSSMVYSHHAPVSSSIAKQVLEEQNGRVDLV; this is encoded by the coding sequence ATGGCACATAAAGATTTACATTTTACAAGAAACATCGGTATCATGGCTCACATTGATGCCGGAAAAACAACAACTTCTGAGCGTATTCTGTATTACACAGGATTAACTCATAAAATTGGTGAAACTCACGATGGTAGTGCTACCATGGACTGGATGGAGCAAGAGCAAGAGCGTGGTATCACTATTACTTCTGCAGCAACTACAACATTCTGGAAATACTTAGGTGATATGTATAAGATCAACTTAATTGACACTCCAGGACACGTTGACTTTACAGTAGAAGTAGAAAGATCATTAAGAGTTCTTGATGGTGCAATTGCTACTTACTGTGCTGTAGGTGGTGTTGAGCCTCAATCTGAAACAGTTTGGAGACAAGCTGATAAATATAAAGTACCTCGTATCGGTTACGTTAATAAAATGGACCGTTCTGGCGCTAACTTCTTTGAAGTAGTTCGTCAGATGAAAGATGTACTTGGAGCAAATCCATGTCCTATCGTTGTGCCAATTGGTGCTGAAGAAACTTTCGTTGGTCTTGTTGACTTAGTGAAAATGAAAGCTATTTACTGGCATGATGAATCTCTAGGAGCTGATTTCGATGTTACAGAAATTCCAGCTGATCTAGAAGATGAAGCTCAAGAATGGAGAGATAAAATGCTTGAAAAAGTAGCTGAATTTGACGAGGTTTTAATGGGTAAATACTTCGATGATCCATCTACAATTACTGAAGAAGAAGTTATGAGAGCTTTGCGTGCAGCAACCATTAAAATGGAAGTTGTTCCTATGCTTTGTGGTTCTTCTTTCAAGAATAAAGGTGTTCAAACGTTATTAGACTATGCTTGTGCTTTCCTTCCTTCTCCACTAGACACAGAAAATGTGGTAGGAGTAAATCCTGAAACAGGTGAAGAAGAAGATAGAAAACCTAGCGAAGATGATAAAACTTGTGCTTTAGCATTTAAGATTGCAACTGACCCTTATGTAGGTCGCTTGACATTCTTCCGTGTTTATTCAGGTAAAGTAGCATCAGGTTCTTATATCTACAATACTCGTTCAAATAAAAAAGAACGTGTATCTCGTTTATTCCAAATGCACTCCAATAAACAAAATCCAGTAGAAGCTATTGGTGCAGGTGATATTGGTGCAGGTGTAGGTTTTAAAGATATTCATACAGGAGACACTCTTTGTGATGAAGATTTCCCAATTGTACTTGAATCTATGGACTTCCCAGAACCAGTTATCGGTATTGCTGTTGAGCCTAAGACTCAAAAAGATATGGATAAATTGGGTACTGGTCTTGCTAAATTAGCAGAAGAAGATCCAACCTTTACAGTGAAAACTGACCAAGAAACTGGTCAAACTGTAATTTCAGGTATGGGTGAACTTCACCTTGAAGTGCTTATCGAACGTTTACGTGTAGAGTTTAAAGTAGAATGTAATCAAGGTCGTCCTCAAGTTAACTACAAAGAAGCAGTAACTAAGGAAATCCAATTACGTGAAACTTACAAGAAACAAACTGGTGGTCGTGGTAAGTTTGCTGATATGATTGTAAAAGTTGGTCCAGTTGATGAAGACTTTACAAAAGGTGGTTTACAATTCGTTGATGAAATTAAAGGTGGTAATATTCCTAAAGAATTTATCCCTTCAGTTCAAAAAGGTTTTGAAACAGCTATGAAGAATGGTGTTCTTGCTGGTTACCCATTAGACTCATTGAAAGTTACTCTTATTGATGGTTCATATCACCCAGTTGACTCTGACCAATTATCATTTGAGATTTGTGCTATCCAAGCTTATAAGAAAGCTTGTGAAAAAGCAGGTCCAGTTCTTATGGAACCAATGATGAAACTAGAAGTAGTTACCCCAGAAGAAAGTATGGGTGATGTTATTGGTGACTTAAACAAACGTCGTGGTCAAATCGAAGGTATGGAATCAAGCCGTTCAGGTGCTCGTATTGTTAAAGCTATAGTTCCGTTAGCAGAAATGTTCGGATACGTTACAGCTTTACGTACTATTTCATCTGGTCGTGCTACATCATCAATGGTTTACTCACACCATGCTCCTGTTTCTTCTTCAATTGCTAAACAAGTTCTTGAAGAACAAAACGGTCGCGTAGACTTAGTATAA
- a CDS encoding ribosomal protein S7 (COGs: COG0049 Ribosomal protein S7~InterPro IPR005717:IPR000235~KEGG: bfs:BF4006 30S ribosomal protein S7~PFAM: Ribosomal protein S7~SPTR: 30S ribosomal protein S7;~TIGRFAM: Ribosomal protein S7, bacterial-type~IMG reference gene:2504105905~PFAM: Ribosomal protein S7p/S5e~TIGRFAM: ribosomal protein S7, bacterial/organelle), giving the protein MRKAKPKKRVILPDPRFNDQKVTKFVNHLMYDGKKNLSYDIFYTALDVVAEKMANEEKSSLEIWKKALDNVTPLVEVKSRRIGGATFQVPTEIIPARKESISMKNLILFARKRAGKTMADKLASEIMDAYNEQGGAFKRKEEVHRMAEANRAFAHFRF; this is encoded by the coding sequence ATGAGAAAAGCTAAACCAAAAAAACGTGTAATCCTTCCGGATCCACGCTTTAATGACCAAAAGGTTACAAAGTTTGTAAACCATTTGATGTATGATGGTAAGAAAAACTTATCATATGACATTTTCTACACAGCACTAGATGTTGTTGCAGAGAAAATGGCTAATGAAGAAAAATCATCTCTAGAGATCTGGAAAAAAGCATTAGATAATGTAACTCCACTAGTTGAAGTTAAATCTCGCCGTATCGGTGGTGCAACATTCCAAGTTCCTACTGAAATTATTCCAGCTCGTAAAGAATCAATTTCTATGAAAAACTTGATTCTATTTGCAAGAAAAAGAGCAGGTAAAACAATGGCTGATAAATTAGCCTCTGAAATTATGGACGCTTACAACGAACAAGGTGGAGCCTTCAAACGTAAAGAAGAAGTTCATAGAATGGCTGAAGCTAACCGTGCATTTGCTCACTTCCGATTCTAA
- a CDS encoding ribosomal protein S12 (COGs: COG0048 Ribosomal protein S12~InterPro IPR005679:IPR006032~KEGG: pmz:HMPREF0659_A5311 ribosomal protein S12~PFAM: Ribosomal protein S12/S23~SPTR: 30S ribosomal protein S12;~TIGRFAM: Ribosomal protein S12, bacteria~IMG reference gene:2504105906~PFAM: Ribosomal protein S12~TIGRFAM: ribosomal protein S12, bacterial/organelle), giving the protein MPTIQQLVRKGRSVLKEKSHSPALESCPQRRGVCVRVYTTTPKKPNSAMRKVARVRLTNQKEVNSYIPGEGHNLQEHSIVLVRGGRVKDLPGVRYHIVRGTLDTAGVADRKQRRSKYGTKRPKAAKK; this is encoded by the coding sequence ATGCCTACAATTCAGCAATTAGTAAGAAAAGGACGTTCTGTACTAAAGGAGAAAAGTCATTCTCCTGCGTTAGAATCATGTCCTCAAAGACGTGGCGTTTGTGTGAGAGTATATACTACTACTCCTAAAAAACCAAACTCTGCAATGCGTAAAGTTGCTCGTGTACGTTTGACTAACCAAAAAGAGGTGAACTCTTATATCCCAGGAGAAGGTCACAACTTACAAGAACACTCAATCGTTTTAGTGCGTGGTGGTCGTGTTAAAGATCTTCCAGGTGTTCGTTACCATATTGTACGTGGAACACTAGATACAGCAGGTGTTGCAGATCGTAAACAAAGACGTTCTAAATACGGAACAAAACGCCCTAAAGCAGCAAAAAAATAA
- a CDS encoding hypothetical protein (KEGG: bth:BT_2732 hypothetical protein~SPTR: Putative uncharacterized protein;~IMG reference gene:2504105907~PFAM: Protein of unknown function (DUF3467)): MKEQTSNQQLQIELTDDIADGIYSNLAVIAHSSSEFILDFIRIMPGVPKANVKSRIILAPEHAKRLLYALSDNIRKYEQENGQIKLREESELPPIGNVKGEA, translated from the coding sequence ATGAAAGAACAAACTTCAAATCAGCAGTTACAAATAGAATTAACTGATGATATAGCAGATGGTATTTATTCAAATTTAGCAGTGATTGCTCATTCATCGTCTGAGTTTATTCTTGATTTCATTCGAATTATGCCAGGAGTTCCAAAAGCTAATGTTAAATCTAGAATTATATTGGCACCCGAACATGCAAAACGACTGCTTTATGCTTTGTCTGATAATATAAGGAAGTATGAGCAAGAAAATGGTCAGATAAAATTGCGTGAAGAGAGTGAACTTCCTCCTATTGGAAATGTTAAAGGAGAGGCTTAA
- a CDS encoding Long-chain-fatty-acid--CoA ligase (COGs: COG1022 Long-chain acyl-CoA synthetase (AMP-forming)~InterPro IPR000873~KEGG: bfs:BF0320 putative AMP binding long chain acyl-CoA synthetase~PFAM: AMP-dependent synthetase/ligase~PRIAM: Long-chain-fatty-acid--CoA ligase~SPTR: Putative long-chain-fatty-acid-CoA ligase;~IMG reference gene:2504105908~PFAM: AMP-binding enzyme): MIYHHLSVLVHRQAEKYGDRIALKYRDYELSQWIPITWKQFSQTVRQTANALVALGVEETENIGIFSENKPECLYVDFAAYANRAVTIPFYATSSPAQAQYMINDANIRFLFVGQQYQYDAAIRVLGHCHSLKQIIIFDKKVVLDPRDKSSIYFEDFLSLGKDLSYNDIVEQRTAKASETDLANILYTSGTTGEPKGVMLHHSNYLEAIRIHDLRLVDITDKDISLNFLPLTHVFERGWVYICVSRGVQVCINLVPQDIQIAIKEIRPTLMCSVPRFWEKVYLGVKDKIDNTSGPMKQLMLNAVKVGREHNLNYIRLGKKPPRMLHLKYKFYEKTVMQLLKKTIGIENGNFFPTAGAALPVEVAEFVYAVGINVITGYGLTESTATVSCTWKTHFQIGSVGQVLDNVQVKIGDESEILLKGKTITQGYYKKPDATAQAFTADGWFHTGDIGYMKDGELYMTGRLKDLFKTSNGKYIAPQALETRLVIDQFIDQIALIADQRKFVSALIVPVYSKVEEYAKEHGIQYANLDELLTHPQILQMYKGRIDTLQQQFAYYEQIKHFTLLKEPFSMKRGELTNTLKIRRNVIAKNYKEVIDKMYEK, from the coding sequence ATGATATACCATCATTTATCTGTTTTAGTTCATCGCCAAGCTGAGAAATATGGTGATCGAATTGCACTGAAGTATAGGGATTACGAATTATCTCAATGGATTCCTATTACTTGGAAACAATTTTCTCAAACAGTAAGACAAACTGCTAATGCTCTTGTAGCATTGGGAGTTGAAGAAACCGAAAATATAGGTATCTTTTCAGAAAATAAACCTGAATGTCTTTACGTAGATTTTGCTGCCTACGCAAATCGTGCGGTTACAATACCTTTCTATGCGACAAGTTCTCCGGCGCAAGCTCAATATATGATTAACGATGCGAATATTCGTTTCTTATTTGTGGGGCAACAGTATCAGTACGATGCAGCAATTAGAGTTTTAGGACATTGTCATTCCTTAAAACAGATTATCATATTTGATAAAAAAGTTGTACTTGATCCTAGAGATAAATCGTCTATTTATTTTGAAGACTTTTTATCCTTGGGTAAAGATTTGTCGTATAATGATATTGTTGAGCAAAGAACAGCGAAAGCTAGTGAAACTGATTTAGCTAATATTTTATATACATCAGGAACTACTGGGGAGCCTAAGGGAGTAATGTTACATCACTCTAATTACTTAGAAGCTATTCGTATTCACGATTTACGTCTGGTTGATATTACAGACAAGGATATATCCTTGAATTTTTTACCTCTAACTCACGTATTTGAGAGAGGGTGGGTTTATATCTGCGTAAGTAGAGGGGTGCAAGTGTGTATCAATTTGGTCCCTCAAGATATTCAGATAGCAATAAAAGAAATTAGACCAACATTAATGTGCAGTGTCCCTCGTTTTTGGGAAAAAGTATATTTAGGTGTTAAAGATAAAATAGATAATACATCTGGTCCCATGAAGCAACTTATGCTCAATGCTGTTAAAGTGGGTCGTGAGCATAACCTAAACTATATCCGTTTAGGTAAAAAGCCACCTCGAATGTTACATCTTAAATACAAGTTTTATGAGAAGACAGTAATGCAACTTCTTAAAAAAACAATTGGTATTGAAAACGGTAATTTCTTCCCAACTGCTGGAGCTGCGCTTCCAGTAGAAGTTGCTGAGTTTGTTTATGCTGTAGGGATAAACGTAATTACTGGCTATGGGCTGACAGAATCTACAGCCACAGTATCTTGTACATGGAAGACTCATTTTCAAATCGGATCAGTTGGTCAGGTTTTGGATAATGTGCAAGTAAAGATTGGCGATGAGAGTGAGATTTTATTGAAAGGAAAAACGATTACCCAAGGTTATTATAAAAAACCTGATGCAACAGCCCAGGCTTTTACTGCCGATGGCTGGTTTCATACAGGAGATATTGGCTACATGAAAGATGGGGAACTATATATGACAGGACGTCTTAAAGATTTATTTAAAACTTCCAATGGAAAATATATAGCACCTCAGGCATTAGAAACTAGATTAGTAATAGATCAATTTATAGATCAAATAGCATTAATTGCTGATCAAAGAAAATTTGTATCTGCCTTAATAGTTCCTGTCTATAGTAAAGTGGAAGAGTATGCTAAGGAGCATGGAATCCAGTATGCCAATTTGGATGAGCTGCTAACGCATCCACAGATCTTACAAATGTATAAAGGGCGTATTGATACTCTCCAGCAACAATTTGCCTATTACGAACAGATTAAGCACTTTACACTTCTAAAAGAACCTTTTAGTATGAAAAGAGGGGAGTTGACTAATACTCTAAAAATTCGCAGGAACGTTATTGCGAAAAACTATAAAGAGGTGATTGATAAAATGTATGAAAAATAA
- a CDS encoding peptidase M20 (COGs: COG0624 Acetylornithine deacetylase/Succinyl-diaminopimelate desuccinylase and related deacylase~InterPro IPR002933:IPR011650~KEGG: bfr:BF0372 acetylornithine deacetylase~PFAM: Peptidase M20; Peptidase M20, dimerisation~SPTR: Acetylornithine deacetylase;~IMG reference gene:2504105909~PFAM: Peptidase family M20/M25/M40; Peptidase dimerisation domain), with the protein MNKSDLIKEAIYLLSSIIEIPSFSQEENRVSEFLCDYIKAKGFTPQKIGNNLLFNRKEIQNVPTILLNSHIDTVKPVSTWTKDPLKANIVNDKIYGLGSNDAGASLVTLLLTTLNLPVSQKYNLVFCASAEEEISGKNGITQVLNLYENKFDLAIVGEPTSMQPAVAEKGLMVLDVFSAGKAGHAAREEGINAIYEALDDILWFKNYSFKKVSPFLGLVKMSVTQINAGTQHNVIPDSCSFVVDIRGNGCYTNNEILNIISDNIKSKAIPRSTRLNSSQIESSHPIYKRLLEQGYKPFGSPTLSDQALMPFPSIKMGPGNSSRSHTADEYICIQEIEDALDKYYNLLNGLEL; encoded by the coding sequence ATGAATAAATCTGATTTAATAAAAGAAGCTATTTACTTACTCTCTTCAATTATAGAAATTCCATCTTTTAGCCAAGAGGAAAACAGAGTTTCTGAATTTTTATGCGATTACATAAAAGCTAAAGGTTTTACTCCTCAAAAAATAGGTAACAATCTATTATTTAATAGAAAAGAGATCCAAAATGTTCCCACAATATTGTTAAATTCTCATATAGACACAGTAAAACCTGTCTCAACTTGGACAAAAGACCCATTAAAAGCCAATATAGTCAATGACAAAATCTATGGACTAGGTAGTAATGATGCAGGAGCTAGCCTTGTTACTCTATTACTAACGACATTAAATTTACCGGTGAGTCAGAAGTATAATTTAGTATTTTGTGCATCGGCAGAAGAAGAAATTAGCGGTAAAAATGGAATAACACAAGTATTAAACCTCTACGAAAACAAATTTGATTTAGCAATTGTAGGTGAACCAACGAGTATGCAGCCAGCTGTGGCAGAGAAAGGTCTCATGGTTCTAGATGTTTTCTCTGCAGGGAAAGCAGGGCATGCAGCAAGAGAGGAAGGAATCAATGCTATTTATGAAGCACTGGATGATATCTTATGGTTCAAAAACTATTCATTCAAAAAGGTTTCGCCCTTTTTAGGACTAGTAAAAATGAGTGTAACACAAATAAATGCAGGGACACAACACAATGTTATACCCGACTCGTGCTCATTTGTTGTTGATATTCGAGGAAATGGTTGCTATACAAATAATGAGATTTTAAATATCATTTCTGATAATATAAAATCAAAGGCTATACCCAGATCTACTAGACTTAACTCATCACAAATAGAATCCTCTCACCCTATCTATAAGAGACTTCTTGAGCAAGGCTATAAGCCATTTGGATCCCCAACTCTATCCGACCAAGCACTTATGCCATTTCCTTCTATAAAAATGGGACCAGGAAATTCAAGTAGATCTCATACTGCTGATGAATACATATGTATTCAAGAGATTGAAGACGCTCTTGATAAGTATTATAATTTACTAAATGGACTAGAACTTTAA